Proteins encoded together in one Pontiella desulfatans window:
- a CDS encoding DUF5131 family protein — translation MATKTSIEWTESTWNPVTGCTKISTGCKHCYAERMAKRLQAMGHPNYVDGFNAVRYHYNALDVPRKWKSPQMIFVNSMSDLFHNDVPAQFIDEVFFTMKETPIHTFQVLTKRAGRLEKLAKRFDWSPNIWMGVTVETADHVDRIDHLRNVPATVRFLSLEPLLGPLPNLNLDGINWVIVGGESGPGARPMKSEWVEDLRDQCLKANVPFFFKQWGGVQKKKAGRLLDDRTWDDMPEQNLK, via the coding sequence ATGGCAACAAAAACTTCAATAGAATGGACGGAATCAACGTGGAACCCGGTGACGGGATGCACGAAGATCAGTACGGGGTGCAAGCATTGTTATGCGGAGCGCATGGCCAAACGTTTACAGGCCATGGGGCATCCCAATTATGTGGATGGCTTTAATGCGGTTCGATATCACTACAATGCGTTGGATGTGCCGCGAAAGTGGAAAAGCCCGCAGATGATATTTGTGAATTCAATGAGTGATCTTTTTCACAATGATGTGCCCGCGCAGTTTATTGATGAGGTGTTTTTTACGATGAAAGAAACGCCGATCCATACCTTTCAGGTTTTAACCAAGCGCGCTGGGCGGCTTGAAAAGCTCGCCAAACGCTTTGACTGGTCTCCGAATATCTGGATGGGCGTTACCGTGGAGACCGCCGACCATGTGGATCGGATTGATCATTTGCGCAATGTGCCAGCAACGGTGCGTTTCCTGTCATTGGAACCTTTGCTCGGGCCGTTGCCGAATTTGAACCTAGATGGAATCAACTGGGTCATCGTGGGCGGTGAATCGGGGCCGGGCGCGCGTCCGATGAAATCGGAGTGGGTTGAAGACCTGCGGGATCAATGCCTGAAAGCAAATGTTCCTTTCTTCTTTAAGCAGTGGGGCGGTGTCCAGAAAAAGAAGGCCGGACGACTGCTCGATGATCGGACATGGGATGACATGCCGGAACAAAATTTGAAATGA
- a CDS encoding SprT-like domain-containing protein, with protein sequence MTEAMQRDMRSRTEPLIHAVRAHEHGAKGWSFSGIAARMNRLYDQLNNDFFMGKLPKALISIGPDLIMRYGYYQVGRDGIGAKHRIHLNSRHFGRSESDVGVTLLHEMIHVYQHLFGHVGHRHRYHNREFVDIAGTLGFESQVGSGVTKQVSGWLRTKLDQLGFSAFDKMIPDQQAKPIKKPLRKVMWKCICGQEAWVEKGECLDAVCKICHSAFERPQELMDSKEEIDLAVATAA encoded by the coding sequence ATGACAGAAGCAATGCAGCGGGATATGCGGTCACGGACTGAGCCGCTGATTCACGCAGTACGGGCGCATGAGCATGGGGCGAAGGGCTGGAGTTTTTCCGGGATCGCCGCTCGGATGAACCGCCTATACGATCAATTGAACAACGATTTCTTTATGGGCAAGCTGCCGAAGGCACTGATATCGATCGGCCCGGATCTGATTATGCGATACGGGTATTATCAGGTTGGCCGTGACGGGATCGGGGCGAAGCACCGGATTCATTTAAACTCAAGGCACTTTGGGCGAAGCGAATCTGATGTGGGGGTGACGCTGCTTCATGAAATGATCCATGTATATCAGCACCTGTTCGGGCACGTGGGCCATCGTCATCGATACCACAACCGGGAATTCGTGGATATTGCGGGGACATTGGGATTCGAGTCGCAGGTCGGCTCCGGGGTGACGAAGCAGGTGAGCGGATGGCTACGGACGAAGCTGGATCAATTGGGGTTCTCCGCATTCGATAAGATGATTCCCGATCAACAGGCAAAGCCGATTAAAAAACCGCTTCGGAAGGTGATGTGGAAATGCATATGCGGGCAGGAGGCCTGGGTTGAAAAAGGCGAGTGCCTGGATGCGGTATGCAAAATATGCCACTCCGCGTTTGAGCGGCCGCAAGAACTGATGGATTCGAAGGAAGAGATTGATCTCGCCGTCGCCACGGCGGCCTGA
- a CDS encoding nucleotidyl transferase AbiEii/AbiGii toxin family protein, giving the protein MFNRVYVRQVELLLQVIPLLQKHDCFALKGGTAMNLFVQDMPRLSVDIDLAYLPLVPREEALAGISGALEQIAVEIEAELRETTVLGQPVAGVTGRLVVNAGNAQIKVEPNFVFRGALFPPETRTLCASAQTEFERFAESNILSEADLYGGKICAALDRQHPRDLFDVHLMFNSMGLTDEIRSAFTVYLAGHPRPMAELLNPNEQPLESIYASQFVGMTREPVSIDTLIETRSRLVRDLNSQLTENERLFLLSIKMGAPEWDRLPIEHLEQLPALKWKLRNVGNMEVAKHRLAGDELRRVLQL; this is encoded by the coding sequence ATGTTTAACCGGGTCTATGTCAGGCAGGTGGAGCTTCTGCTCCAGGTCATCCCCTTGCTTCAAAAGCATGATTGCTTCGCGCTGAAGGGCGGGACGGCCATGAATCTTTTTGTCCAGGACATGCCGCGCCTGTCGGTGGATATCGATTTGGCCTACCTGCCGCTTGTTCCCCGCGAAGAAGCGCTGGCCGGTATCTCGGGCGCGTTGGAACAAATCGCCGTTGAGATAGAGGCGGAATTGCGGGAGACCACGGTTCTTGGCCAGCCCGTAGCCGGCGTAACAGGGCGGCTGGTAGTGAACGCCGGGAATGCACAGATCAAGGTTGAACCGAACTTTGTGTTTCGCGGTGCTTTGTTTCCACCGGAAACGCGCACGCTTTGTGCCAGCGCCCAGACGGAATTCGAACGGTTTGCAGAGAGTAATATCCTATCCGAAGCGGACCTGTATGGCGGCAAGATTTGCGCCGCGCTCGACCGTCAGCATCCGCGCGACCTGTTCGATGTGCATCTCATGTTCAACAGCATGGGTTTAACCGATGAGATCCGTTCGGCCTTTACGGTCTATCTGGCCGGGCATCCACGCCCGATGGCGGAGTTGCTCAATCCGAATGAACAGCCCCTGGAGAGCATCTATGCATCCCAGTTTGTCGGAATGACGCGTGAGCCGGTGTCCATTGATACGCTCATCGAAACGCGTAGCCGTCTCGTAAGGGACTTGAATAGCCAACTGACCGAAAACGAGCGGCTTTTCCTGCTGTCGATCAAGATGGGTGCGCCGGAGTGGGATCGACTTCCAATCGAACATCTCGAACAACTGCCGGCCTTGAAGTGGAAGTTGCGCAATGTCGGAAACATGGAAGTCGCCAAACACAGATTAGCCGGCGATGAACTTCGACGCGTTCTGCAACTCTGA
- a CDS encoding DUF4747 family protein: MGRERKVEVGAINIKTHPHSPMQYAELFEDVYEKEYLGKIRGSYYGIIGNMRCIEEGKPKAGLEGFFYRFMNLDPNAPWLNLESRKVLDKDAEGRPIIPDHIKPDLKRIPFVFFPKTHRLVFDRKTISPGSLQRLLESIFAHEAIIQEHGSVDVLVESSHESIERILKVHRKTKLTIKISKPNPDEGSDDEIRVLEKLGAQNADRLEHILATKEKDGLKPDDDTQILMRTARSNGVVFVEGKDEDGEKVEESTKEHPYTKTDSYNPDHLTLLEAVRRIAYDVVKEVLE, from the coding sequence ATGGGACGTGAACGGAAGGTCGAAGTTGGTGCGATCAATATCAAAACCCATCCGCATTCACCGATGCAGTATGCTGAGTTGTTTGAGGATGTATATGAAAAGGAATATCTAGGAAAAATCCGGGGTAGCTATTATGGCATAATTGGGAATATGCGTTGCATAGAGGAAGGAAAGCCCAAGGCTGGCCTTGAGGGATTCTTCTATCGTTTTATGAATTTGGATCCCAATGCTCCATGGCTGAACTTGGAAAGTCGCAAAGTGCTCGACAAGGATGCTGAGGGCAGACCGATCATTCCAGACCACATCAAGCCCGATCTGAAAAGAATCCCATTCGTATTTTTCCCTAAAACCCATCGCTTGGTTTTTGATCGGAAGACTATTTCCCCTGGAAGTCTGCAACGTTTGTTGGAATCTATCTTCGCGCACGAAGCCATCATTCAAGAACACGGTTCCGTTGATGTGTTGGTTGAATCTTCTCATGAAAGCATTGAGCGCATTCTGAAGGTTCACAGGAAAACAAAGCTTACCATTAAAATCAGCAAGCCAAATCCGGATGAAGGATCAGATGACGAAATACGCGTTTTGGAAAAACTTGGAGCACAGAATGCAGATCGTCTGGAGCACATTCTGGCTACCAAAGAGAAAGATGGCCTGAAACCGGATGATGACACTCAAATTCTTATGCGTACTGCCCGGTCAAATGGAGTCGTATTTGTCGAAGGTAAGGATGAGGACGGAGAGAAGGTTGAAGAATCGACCAAAGAACATCCATATACAAAAACAGATTCATACAACCCGGATCATTTGACTCTACTTGAAGCCGTACGCCGGATCGCTTATGACGTTGTTAAAGAGGTGCTGGAGTAA
- a CDS encoding Cdc6/Cdc18 family protein — MQTTIKSHIREQIYEAFKNAIIQHPQYLDDEQLSREGQFDVLTEIFNANVRNREIGEITRHFAPVFQNGHPVHLSVLGKTGTGKTITLLYLLHEISMLCSEQHIPFRQYHLDLCCPAPCFRALNNLGCLMGASKYYKRGISLDDLMRSIETKLKSAKGYIVIFIDEADNIRTDPDSFYKFLIKRLPQKIEAKLILLFSSNRLSWTENLDPRIKSCLKMRELLFDPYNANDLQHILNIRVEKALRPKMVDEGVVPKIAAYASRTHGDARKAVDLLTRSAQLAEKKGEKITLDCVDEAYEEIEKDKYLAMIRTCPKQLQAALYAALTGKAQGRALHTGDAYLVYERFCHEAGMPPLTQRAFTDLLSELDMYGFIRARTVSRGRYGRTKEIYVSLTPQILASMKRTILNSFDLDEVNYE; from the coding sequence ATGCAAACAACCATTAAATCCCACATCCGGGAACAGATCTATGAAGCGTTCAAAAACGCAATCATCCAGCACCCGCAATACCTGGACGATGAACAGTTGTCGCGGGAGGGCCAGTTCGACGTACTCACGGAAATATTCAATGCAAACGTCCGGAACCGGGAGATCGGGGAAATCACCCGCCATTTTGCGCCCGTGTTCCAAAACGGGCACCCCGTCCATTTATCTGTACTGGGCAAGACCGGCACAGGCAAGACGATCACTTTGCTGTATCTGCTTCACGAAATATCCATGCTTTGTTCAGAGCAACATATACCTTTTCGGCAATACCATCTTGATCTGTGCTGCCCTGCCCCGTGCTTTCGCGCGCTGAACAACCTCGGTTGCCTGATGGGCGCGAGCAAATACTATAAGCGGGGCATCAGCCTCGACGACCTGATGCGCTCCATTGAAACCAAATTGAAAAGCGCGAAGGGATACATCGTCATCTTTATTGATGAAGCCGACAACATCCGCACCGACCCGGACTCTTTCTATAAATTCCTGATCAAACGGCTGCCGCAGAAAATCGAAGCGAAACTGATCCTGCTGTTTTCATCCAACCGACTGAGCTGGACGGAAAACCTGGATCCGCGAATAAAGAGCTGCCTTAAAATGCGCGAACTCCTTTTTGATCCCTACAATGCCAACGACCTCCAGCACATCCTCAACATCCGCGTTGAAAAAGCCCTGCGCCCCAAAATGGTTGACGAAGGTGTGGTGCCGAAGATCGCGGCGTATGCATCGCGAACCCACGGCGACGCCCGGAAGGCCGTAGACCTGCTGACGCGCTCAGCACAGCTCGCGGAAAAGAAGGGCGAAAAAATCACGCTCGACTGTGTGGACGAGGCCTACGAGGAAATCGAAAAGGATAAATACCTCGCGATGATCCGAACCTGCCCCAAGCAGTTGCAGGCGGCGCTTTATGCCGCACTGACCGGAAAGGCGCAGGGACGGGCGCTGCACACCGGCGATGCCTATCTCGTTTACGAACGCTTCTGCCATGAGGCAGGAATGCCTCCGCTGACCCAGCGGGCATTTACCGATCTTTTAAGTGAACTCGACATGTATGGTTTTATCCGTGCCCGTACCGTGTCGCGCGGCCGCTACGGCCGAACCAAGGAAATCTATGTTTCCCTGACCCCACAGATACTTGCGTCCATGAAGCGGACGATATTGAACAGCTTTGATTTAGACGAGGTGAATTATGAATGA
- the tcmP gene encoding three-Cys-motif partner protein TcmP, with the protein MKPLHSPIEMDLARHPACKKCRNKEERKLYLGRDHCEEVVSVVDELPIRCVGEWAYDKIYRLVQYFGIFAPGMHKKWEREINYIEICCGPGRCVLRESAEEINGTALAILKDERFEYIKNALFIDRSPKVVEALNSRINKLQIGHKAKAVVGDFTDRDGLVKHLKKLNPRSLNLVLIDPTECNVPFSTIQLIANELKSVDFIINVALGTDANRNLLEAVKNSSFKKARAKYAEFLGSYSFFERKDVLAASANNNRADLRKLFAEEYEKQLAKLGFAHTDTRSVRHYYYLLFASKHQKGLEFWNKACRYDPDGQKELF; encoded by the coding sequence ATGAAGCCCTTGCATTCTCCAATTGAAATGGATTTAGCCCGACATCCGGCATGTAAGAAATGCAGGAACAAGGAGGAGAGAAAACTATATCTGGGGAGGGATCACTGCGAAGAAGTTGTGTCGGTGGTTGATGAGCTACCGATTCGGTGTGTTGGGGAATGGGCGTATGACAAAATATATCGGCTTGTTCAGTATTTTGGAATTTTTGCTCCGGGAATGCATAAGAAGTGGGAGCGAGAGATAAATTATATTGAAATCTGCTGTGGCCCTGGGCGTTGTGTCTTGCGTGAAAGTGCTGAGGAGATTAACGGAACTGCATTAGCGATTTTGAAAGATGAGAGATTTGAATACATCAAAAATGCATTGTTTATTGATCGAAGCCCAAAAGTTGTAGAGGCACTGAATTCTCGAATAAATAAACTGCAAATCGGGCATAAAGCAAAGGCTGTAGTTGGCGACTTTACTGACCGTGATGGTTTAGTGAAGCATCTCAAAAAACTTAATCCTCGGAGTTTGAATCTTGTGCTGATTGATCCAACTGAATGTAATGTTCCGTTCAGTACAATCCAATTAATCGCCAATGAGCTTAAGAGTGTTGATTTTATAATCAATGTCGCCCTTGGTACTGATGCAAACCGAAACCTATTAGAGGCAGTTAAGAATTCTTCATTTAAAAAGGCTCGGGCAAAGTATGCAGAATTCCTGGGGAGCTATTCATTTTTTGAACGAAAAGATGTGCTTGCTGCATCTGCTAATAATAATCGAGCTGATTTACGTAAGCTATTTGCGGAAGAATATGAAAAGCAGCTAGCCAAATTAGGATTTGCGCATACCGACACGCGTTCTGTACGCCATTATTACTACCTGCTTTTTGCGTCAAAACACCAAAAGGGACTTGAGTTTTGGAATAAGGCCTGCAGATATGATCCGGACGGCCAAAAGGAATTGTTTTAG
- a CDS encoding Fic family protein, whose amino-acid sequence MSDDVYKPPYALTERIVDLVERIGEELGRASVGERSLRLRRANRIRSIHGSVAIEGNTLSEEQVSAILEGKRVIAPPREILEVQNALEAYDQLVGWSPANESDLLSAHAVMMNGLLDDAGRYRVKSAGVAGKEGVIHVAPPADRVPFLMKQLFQWLETTELHPLVSGAVFHYEFEFIHPFADGNGRMGRLWQTLILCRWNSVFGDIAVESMIHEHQQEYYEAINASNAAVNCAPFIEFMLQVILETIQTDQVDDQVSDQVKRLLDAVGGGRLSASELMERLGLSHRPTFRKNYLKPALEGGLVAMTLPDSPRSPTQKYFLTSKGKRLLEMV is encoded by the coding sequence ATGAGCGATGACGTTTATAAACCCCCGTATGCGCTGACGGAGCGGATTGTTGATCTGGTGGAACGGATCGGCGAAGAGCTTGGCCGGGCATCGGTCGGGGAGCGGTCGCTGCGATTGCGCCGGGCAAACCGTATTCGCTCCATCCATGGCTCGGTGGCTATCGAGGGCAATACGCTTTCGGAAGAGCAGGTGTCGGCCATCCTGGAAGGGAAGCGGGTGATTGCACCGCCGCGCGAAATCCTGGAAGTGCAGAATGCACTGGAAGCGTATGACCAGCTCGTCGGATGGAGTCCGGCCAATGAATCGGATCTGCTGTCCGCCCATGCGGTGATGATGAATGGCCTGCTGGATGACGCGGGCAGGTACCGCGTCAAAAGCGCGGGAGTGGCGGGCAAGGAGGGCGTGATCCATGTGGCGCCGCCCGCCGACCGGGTACCGTTTTTGATGAAGCAGCTTTTCCAATGGCTGGAAACCACGGAGCTTCATCCGTTGGTGTCGGGCGCGGTTTTCCACTATGAATTTGAGTTTATCCATCCGTTCGCCGATGGCAACGGCCGCATGGGACGGTTGTGGCAGACGCTGATTCTTTGCCGCTGGAATTCGGTTTTCGGCGACATTGCCGTGGAAAGCATGATCCACGAACACCAGCAGGAATATTACGAAGCCATCAACGCAAGCAATGCAGCGGTCAATTGTGCCCCGTTCATTGAATTCATGCTGCAGGTGATTTTGGAGACGATTCAGACCGATCAAGTAGACGACCAAGTAAGCGACCAAGTAAAACGGTTGCTGGATGCAGTCGGCGGCGGCCGTTTATCGGCGTCGGAGCTGATGGAGCGACTGGGGCTGAGCCATCGGCCGACTTTCCGCAAAAACTATTTGAAGCCCGCGTTGGAGGGCGGTCTGGTTGCAATGACGCTACCGGATTCGCCGCGTAGTCCTACGCAGAAATATTTCCTGACCAGTAAGGGGAAACGACTGCTGGAGATGGTATAA
- a CDS encoding type IV toxin-antitoxin system AbiEi family antitoxin: protein MDSQSKSKINQMLQNLVPGTVLTPTWLAGQGVSRDLALRYVTSGWLERVGRGAYQRRGDSVDWQGAVHTLQTQLGLTVHVAGLSALQLKGLGHYLSMGKEASVLLVSDGAERLPAWFSGKEWGAEIVHRCVQLFDFSENLPLTVVEHKGFSVRVSPPERAAFEMIYCVDGNSAFDHARTVFDGLGALRPQEVQKLLEACRSVRVKRLFLWMARDCAHPWLKHVDPDRVDLGSGKRVVYDGGELDRELLITVPRRKEDADV, encoded by the coding sequence ATGGATTCGCAAAGTAAAAGTAAAATAAACCAGATGCTTCAAAATCTGGTTCCGGGCACGGTGCTCACGCCAACATGGTTGGCTGGGCAGGGTGTGTCGAGGGATTTGGCCTTGCGGTATGTCACTTCCGGGTGGCTGGAGCGGGTCGGGCGCGGCGCCTATCAGCGCAGGGGGGATTCCGTCGATTGGCAGGGCGCGGTCCATACCCTCCAAACTCAGCTAGGGTTGACCGTCCACGTTGCCGGATTGAGTGCGTTGCAACTCAAAGGCCTGGGTCATTATCTATCGATGGGGAAGGAAGCTTCTGTTTTGCTGGTCAGCGATGGTGCCGAGCGGTTGCCGGCCTGGTTTTCCGGCAAGGAGTGGGGTGCCGAAATTGTGCACCGGTGTGTCCAGTTGTTTGATTTTTCAGAGAACCTTCCATTAACTGTGGTGGAGCACAAGGGCTTTAGCGTCAGGGTATCGCCGCCGGAGCGCGCGGCTTTCGAGATGATCTATTGTGTTGACGGCAATTCGGCATTCGACCATGCCCGTACCGTGTTCGATGGACTGGGGGCATTGCGTCCGCAGGAGGTTCAGAAATTGCTGGAGGCCTGTCGGTCCGTGCGGGTCAAGCGGTTGTTTCTTTGGATGGCGAGGGACTGTGCGCATCCCTGGCTCAAGCATGTTGATCCGGATCGTGTGGATCTGGGAAGCGGAAAGCGCGTGGTGTACGACGGGGGCGAACTGGATCGCGAACTGCTGATCACCGTGCCGCGCAGGAAAGAGGACGCCGATGTTTAA